The following proteins are encoded in a genomic region of Pyrus communis chromosome 11, drPyrComm1.1, whole genome shotgun sequence:
- the LOC137709280 gene encoding bidirectional sugar transporter SWEET6b-like, which produces MVSAEAARNVVGIIGNVISFGLFLSPVPTFWKIIKKKDTEEFKPDPYMATVLNCLFWIFYGMPFVHPDSTLVVTINAVGLALELIYLTIFVVYASAKGRKKVGLWLAGEVIFFAAVVLITLLCVHGTKNRSMVVGIICDIFNIIMYSSPLTIMAKVIKTKSVEYMPFYLSLTNFLNGLIWTAYALIKFDIYILISNSLGALSGLVQLVLYAWYYKSTPKDSKDVAGKHTADVQLSDHTATGAARV; this is translated from the exons ATGGTGAGCGCTGAAGCAGCAAGAAACGTCGTAGGCATTATCG GGAATGTCATCTCCTTCGGGCTTTTTCTCTCCCCTgt TCCTACATTTTGGAAAATCATTAAGAAGAAGGACACGGAGGAGTTCAAGCCGGACCCTTACATGGCAACAGTACTGAACTGCTTGTTCTGGATCTTCTACGGCATGCCGTTTGTTCACCCTGACAGCACTCTTGTGGTCACCATTAACGCCGTTGGCCTTGCTCTCGAGCTCATCTACCTCACCATCTTCGTCGTTTATGCTTCGGCCAAAGGAAGG AAGAAGGTGGGTTTATGGCTTGCAGGTGAAGTAATCTTCTTCGCCGCGGTGGTTCTGATCACTCTGCTATGCGTGCACGGCACCAAGAACAGGTCTATGGTGGTTGGTATCATCTGTGATATTTTCAACATCATTATGTACTCTTCCCCTCTTACTATCATG GCGAAAGTGATCAAGACCAAGAGTGTCGAGTACATGCCATTTTACCTCTCACTGACCAACTTCCTCAATGGTTTGATCTGGACCGCTTATGCTCTCATCAAATTTGACATCTACATCCTG ATTAGCAACAGTCTCGGGGCACTTTCTGGTTTGGTTCAACTCGTTCTTTATGCATGGTACTACAAGTCCACTCCGAAAGACAGTAAGGACGTCGCCGGAAAGCATACAGCAGACGTGCAGCTCTCCGATCATACAGCTACTGGAGCAGCTAGAGTCTGA
- the LOC137707850 gene encoding photosystem I assembly factor PSA3, chloroplastic yields MVVVSSTSPSLKSNFTPQLSTAANHHLSNPSRHPISPSLLYLGQIYGDPTRQKNSKAPSSSGFLSVKAYVDNPNSISSFASKVIGSLPVVGLIARILSDEGGLGGDTVDFAEFRRRVGKKCTTDDSRAFYEFQDRRGRAGDPLYVLMCCWVAAIGAGLLKSEEILEGAARLRVSNDIEFEEQNFISLINEAKERRAKLKAPTPIIPMEIRVEKALEGIYLCCFGKDPIEEEDERLLNVMLRAVYPSVERSELQRIIKEKAQKVSDGSTDGSVREPKPLSKEAVQMQMKDLQFLQQNRDRDT; encoded by the exons ATGGTGGTTGTATCATCCACTTCCCCTTCTCTCAAATCCAATTTCACTCCCCAACTCTCCACCGCCGCAAACCACCACCTCAGCAACCCTTCCCGCCACCCCATTTCGCCGTCTCTGCTATACCTCGGCCAAATCTATGGCGACCCCACGAGACAGAAGAATTCCAAAGCCCCAAGCTCAAGTGGATTTTTGTCCGTTAAAGCTTATGTGGACAACCCAAATTCCATCTCCAGCTTCGCCAGCAAGGTCATCGGCTCACTCCCGGTTGTCGGTTTGATAGCGAGGATTCTCAGCGACGAAGGAGGCCTCGGCGGAGACACCGTTGATTTCGCAGAGTTTCGGAGGCGGGTGGGGAAGAAGTGCACTACTGATGATTCTAGAGCTTTTTATGAGTTCCAAGATCGACGAGGCCGG GCAGGGGATCCTCTGTATGTTCTAATGTGCTGTTGGGTAGCAGCCATTGGTGCCGGACTTCTGAAATCCGAAGAGATTTTAGAAGGGGCGGCGAGGCTGCGTGTTTCAAATGATATCGAATTCGAAGAGCAGAATTTCATTTCCTTGATCAACGAGGCAAAAGAG AGACGGGCGAAACTAAAGGCTCCTACACCGATTATCCCTATGGAGATTCGGGTTGAGAAAGCTCTTGAAGGGATTTACCTCTGTTGCTTCGGGAAGGATCCTatcgaagaagaagatgagagacTTCTAAATGTAATGCTTAGGGCTGTTTATCCATCCGTTGAGCGGTCTGAGCTACAACGGATTATTAAGGAAAAGGCACAGAAAGTATCGGATGGAAGTACTGATGGCAGCGTTCGAGAGCCAAAGCCCCTATCGAAAGAAGCTGTTCAAATGCAGATGAAGGACCTCCAATTCCTTCAACAAAATAGAGATAGAGACACTTGA
- the LOC137708123 gene encoding peptidyl-prolyl cis-trans isomerase CYP38, chloroplastic-like has protein sequence MAALLSCHYSAASPASSSSTKFFSRIRTPFPISHNHLATRRSSPLPIRCQIHNQQKGKSFSIKECAISIALAVGLVTGVPALDWCSNAYAAANPVVPDLAVLISGPPIKDPGALLRYALPIDNKAIREVQKPLEDITESLKVAGVKALDSIERNLRQASRALTQGKSVVVSGLAESKKEHGVELLAKLETGMKELQQIVEDRDRDAVAAKQKELLQYVGGVEEDMVDGFPYQVPEEYQSMPLLKGRATVDMKVKVKDNPSLSDCVFRIVLDGYNAPVTAGNFVDLVERHFYDGMEIQRADGFVVQTGDPEGPAEGFIDPSTEKTRAIPLEITVEGEKLPFYGETLEELGLYKAQTKLPFNAFGTMAMARDEFEDNSASSQVFWLLKESELTPSNSNILDGRYSVFGYVTQNEDFLADLKVGDVIESIQVVSGLENLANPSYKIAG, from the exons ATGGCAGCCCTCCTCTCCTGCCACTACTCTGCTGCTTCTCCagcttcctcctcctccaccaaaTTCTTCAGCCGCATCCGCACTCCCTTCCCAATTTCCCACAACCACCTTGCCACCCGCCGTTCTTCCCCACTCCCTATTCGATGCCAGATCCACAATCAACAG AAAGGGAAGTCATTCTCCATCAAGGAATGCGCGATTTCAATAGCGTTGGCGGTGGGATTAGTAACAGGAGTTCCTGCATTGGATTGGTGTAGCAATGCCTATGCGGCGGCTAATCCAGTGGTGCCTGATCTGGCTGTACTGATCTCTGGACCGCCAATAAAGGACCCGGGGGCATTGCTGAGGTACGCTCTGCCTATCGATAATAAAGCTATCAGGGAAGTACAGAAACCGCTTGAAGATATCACTGAGAGTCTCAAGGTAGCTGGGGTCAAAGCACTCGATTCCATTGAAAGG AATTTGAGGCAGGCATCTCGAGCGCTGACGCAGGGGAAGTCTGTAGTTGTATCTGGATTAGCTGAATCGAAAAAGGAACACGGAGTTGAATTGCTTGCCAAGCTCGAAACTGGAATGAAGGAGCTTCAGCAGATTGTGGAGGATAGAGATAGAGATGCAGTAGCAGCAAAACAGAAGGAGCTACTTCAATATGTTGGGGG TGTTGAAGAGGATATGGTGGACGGATTCCCTTACCAAGTGCCTGAAGAATACCAAAGCATGCCTCTGTTGAAGGGGAGAGCGACGGTGGATATGAAGGTCAAGGTTAAGGACAATCCCAGCCTTTCTGATTGTGTCTTCCGTATCGTCCTTGATGGTTACAACGCCCCTGTAACTGCCGGGAACTTTGTAGATTTGGTGGAACGACACTTCTATGACGGCATGGAAATCCAACGAG CGGATGGTTTTGTCGTACAAACTGGTGACCCTGAAGGACCTGCAGAGGGTTTCATAGATCCAAGTACAGAGAAAACCAGGGCAATACCATTAGAAATCACGGTCGAGGGAGAGAAATTACCTTTTTATGGAGAAACCTTGGAA GAGCTCGGGCTATACAAGGCACAAACAAAGCTTCCGTTCAATGCATTTGGAACTATGGCTATGGCGAGAGAT GAATTTGAGGACAATTCTGCTTCCAGTCAAGTGTTCTGGCTGCTCAAGGAAAGTGAGCTAACTCCAAGCAATTCCAACATATTGGATGGTAGGTATTCAGTGTTTGGATATGTCACACAGAACGAAGACTTCTTGGCAGATTTGAAAGTTGGTGACGTTATAGAATCGATCCAAGTGGTTTCTGGCCTGGAAAATCTTGCCAATCCAAGCTACAAGATTGCTGGCTAG
- the LOC137707489 gene encoding formate dehydrogenase, mitochondrial-like, with product MASKGVIVSAVRALASSGSSASSATFTRHLHASGGSKKIVGVFYKANEYAELNPNFLGSQERALGIRDWLESQGHKYIVTDDKDGPNSELEKHIEDLHVLITTPFHPAYVTAERIKKAKNLQLLLTAGIGSDHIDLKAAAAAGLTVAEVTGSNVVSVAEDELMRILILVRNFVPGYQQIVTGEWNVAGIAHRAYDLEGKTVGTVGAGRIGRLLLQRLKPFNCNLLYHDRLKIDPELEQQTGAKFEEDLDAMLPKCDVIVVNTPLTEKTRGLFDKERIAKCKKGVLIVNNARGAIMDTQAVVDACSSGHIAGYSGDVWNPQPAPKDHPWRYMPNHAMTPHISGTTIDAQLRYAAGTKDMLDRYFKGEEFPAQNYIVKDGILASQYQ from the exons ATGGCGAGTAAGGGTGTGATTGTTTCTGCAGTTCGAGCTCTTGCTTCATCAGGAAGCTCAGCATCATCAGCAACTTTCACCAGGCACCTCCAT GCATCTGGTGGAAGCAAAAAGATTGTTGGGGTGTTTTACAAGGCAAATGAGTATGCAGAATTGAACCCCAATTTTCTGGGTTCTCAGGAGAGAGCTTTGGGGATAAGGGACTGGCTGGAATCACAGGGCCACAAGTATATTGTCACTGATGACAAGGATGGACCAAATAGTG AACTAGAGAAACACATTGAAGATCTTCATGTTCTCATAACAACCCCCTTCCACCCTGCCTATGTCACGGCTGAACGGATCAAAAAGGCGAAGAATTTGCAACTGCTTCTAACAGCCGGAATTGGCTCTGATCACATTGATCTGAAAGCTGCAGCTGCTGCTGGTTTGACAGTGGCAGAGGTCACGGGAAGCAATGTGGTTTCGGTTGCAGAAGACGAGCTCATGAGAATCCTCATTCTCGTCCGCAACTTCGTACCTGGGTATCAGCAGATTGTAACCGGGGAATGGAATGTTGCAGGTATTGCCCACAGAGCTTATGATCTCGAAGGAAAGACAGTGGGGACAGTTGGTGCTGGACGCATTGGCAGGCTTTTGCTCCAAAGGTTGAAGCCTTTCAACTGCAATCTTCTCTATCATGATCGTCTCAAGATTGACCCCGAATTGGAGCAACAGACTGGGGCAAAGTTCGAGGAGGATCTGGATGCAATGCTTCCGAAATGTGATGTTATCGTTGTCAACACACCGCTTACTGAAAAAACAAG AGGACTGTTTGACAAAGAAAGAATTGCGAAGTGTAAGAAGGGAGTCCTGATCGTTAACAATGCTCGTGGGGCAATCATGGACACGCAGGCTGTTGTCGATGCTTGCTCCAGCGGACACATTGCAG GTTACAGTGGTGATGTTTGGAACCCACAACCAGCTCCAAAAGACCATCCATGGCGTTACATGCCAAACCATGCTATGACCCCTCATATATCCGGTACCACAATTGACGCACAG TTGCGTTATGCTGCTGGGACGAAGGATATGCTTGACAGGTACTTCAAGGGAGAAGAATTTCCAGCACAAAACTACATTGTCAAGGACGGTATATTAGCAAGCCAGTACCAGTAG